One segment of Aestuariirhabdus haliotis DNA contains the following:
- a CDS encoding DUF1289 domain-containing protein, producing the protein MTTGNNKPSTANDNKEQFELFDIDSPCRSICTTNNRGFCVGCLRSRDERFNWNQMTQTQRAEVMALCKRRRARIKQRMADREEVQLDLLLDSNHAPLMDDLFDPLLPGSD; encoded by the coding sequence ATGACCACCGGTAATAACAAACCATCAACCGCGAACGATAACAAAGAACAGTTTGAGCTGTTTGATATCGATTCCCCTTGCCGCAGTATCTGCACGACCAATAATCGTGGATTTTGCGTGGGCTGTCTGCGCAGCCGTGATGAGCGCTTTAACTGGAATCAGATGACCCAAACCCAGCGTGCCGAAGTCATGGCGCTGTGCAAGCGTCGCCGGGCACGGATCAAACAGCGCATGGCCGATCGGGAAGAGGTGCAGCTCGACCTCTTGCTGGATAGCAATCATGCTCCTCTGATGGACGATCTGTTTGACCCACTGTTACCCGGTAGCGACTGA
- the astE gene encoding succinylglutamate desuccinylase: protein MPSATAALFSDANIGFLQQTLDNSNPLRQASEQRHGVNFQLLDEGVLLVESSATQGTSQPSLLLSAGIHGNETAPIELLDRLVNRLLGGELKLCCRLLLILGNPPAMRQGQRFIDTNLNRLFSLQPAPGNSIEHRRAQTLMGHVDAFFDGAQGPRLHYDLHTAIRGSQYEKFAVYPHNTRTPPWDRDQLGFLAGSGIEAVLFQDRPSPTFSWYSSNKHGANGFTLELGKVRPFGDNAPERLLAMEQNLIALIQDQQPSLAALESLQLFRIRDEVIRQGEHFELLFDDDLPNFSRFEPGCQISRDEDNAYYIQDSPGYIIFPNAKVEIGARAALIAQTTEASELFPASETS, encoded by the coding sequence ATGCCCTCTGCAACTGCTGCGCTTTTTAGCGATGCCAATATTGGCTTTTTGCAACAAACCCTGGACAACAGCAACCCTTTGCGACAAGCCAGTGAGCAGCGCCACGGTGTGAATTTTCAATTGCTTGATGAAGGGGTGCTGCTGGTCGAATCCAGTGCGACCCAAGGCACAAGTCAACCCAGTCTGCTCTTGTCAGCCGGCATTCACGGTAATGAAACGGCACCCATTGAGTTACTCGATCGTCTGGTCAATCGATTGCTCGGCGGAGAGCTAAAGCTTTGCTGCCGGCTATTGCTGATCTTGGGCAACCCTCCCGCAATGCGCCAGGGTCAGCGTTTTATTGATACCAACCTGAATCGCTTGTTCTCATTGCAACCCGCCCCGGGCAACAGTATCGAACATCGCCGCGCACAAACCCTAATGGGTCATGTGGATGCGTTTTTTGACGGCGCCCAGGGGCCTCGTTTGCATTACGACCTGCACACGGCCATTCGCGGCAGCCAATACGAGAAATTTGCTGTTTACCCTCACAATACACGCACCCCCCCCTGGGATCGTGACCAGTTGGGTTTTTTAGCCGGCAGCGGCATCGAGGCGGTTCTGTTTCAGGACCGGCCATCACCAACCTTTTCCTGGTACAGCAGCAATAAGCACGGCGCTAATGGCTTTACTCTGGAGCTCGGCAAAGTACGCCCGTTTGGTGACAATGCCCCCGAACGCTTACTCGCCATGGAGCAAAACCTGATTGCATTGATTCAAGACCAACAACCCTCCCTGGCTGCGCTGGAGTCGTTGCAATTGTTCCGCATTCGAGATGAGGTGATTCGACAAGGCGAACACTTTGAGCTGCTGTTCGACGACGACCTGCCCAACTTTAGCCGCTTCGAGCCCGGCTGCCAGATCAGCCGCGACGAAGATAATGCTTACTACATACAGGACAGCCCGGGCTATATCATTTTCCCCAATGCCAAGGTCGAGATTGGCGCCCGGGCGGCCTTGATTGCCCAAACAACCGAAGCCTCTGAGCTGTTCCCGGCATCCGAGACGTCCTGA
- a CDS encoding MurR/RpiR family transcriptional regulator, which yields MNTPTATRQPPAATSLKELQQIPARLQRGELDLSLGKRSREVLSKLLDNPRFSSTHNISELAEAFSISPSTLTRLAQNLGFAGFNALQQLFRESPQGPGHFYSDQLEQGILGTDSRPLSPHTELLQQVVGDELGNIEAMARNLDPRTVRETVVQLAKAPRVFVFGRRQSYSLASFFSYTLGMLRQDVELLGTPGQGLSHALGKLRQGDLLVLIGCAPYSAQTIRVAQLANRHGIELVAITDSHSSPLAAYARYRFISPTDGVFFSNSQAAFMVLIEGLLSQTARYLGDQATTALRYREQLIDDLQDQY from the coding sequence ATGAATACGCCGACTGCAACCCGTCAGCCACCCGCCGCTACAAGCCTCAAGGAACTGCAACAGATCCCGGCTCGTCTACAGCGAGGAGAGTTGGATCTGAGCCTGGGCAAACGTTCCCGAGAAGTACTCAGTAAACTGCTCGATAACCCCCGCTTCAGTTCCACCCACAATATCAGCGAGTTGGCAGAAGCCTTCTCGATCAGTCCATCGACCCTGACCCGGTTAGCGCAAAACCTGGGCTTCGCTGGTTTTAACGCCTTACAGCAACTGTTTCGCGAATCGCCCCAGGGGCCCGGTCACTTTTACAGTGATCAGCTGGAGCAAGGCATTCTTGGCACAGACTCTCGGCCGCTCAGCCCTCACACCGAATTGCTGCAACAGGTGGTGGGCGATGAGCTTGGCAATATCGAAGCCATGGCGCGCAACCTGGATCCTCGCACCGTTCGTGAAACCGTAGTGCAACTGGCCAAGGCCCCCCGAGTGTTTGTATTTGGCCGGCGCCAGTCCTATAGCCTGGCCAGTTTTTTCAGTTACACGCTGGGCATGCTACGTCAGGACGTCGAGCTGCTGGGCACGCCAGGCCAGGGATTGTCCCACGCTCTGGGCAAACTTCGCCAAGGCGACCTGCTGGTGCTGATCGGCTGTGCCCCCTACAGCGCGCAAACCATTCGAGTCGCCCAATTAGCAAATCGTCATGGCATCGAACTGGTGGCCATTACCGATTCTCACAGCTCCCCCCTGGCAGCCTATGCCCGCTATCGGTTTATCTCCCCGACCGACGGCGTCTTTTTCAGTAACAGCCAGGCCGCCTTTATGGTTTTGATCGAAGGCTTACTAAGCCAAACGGCCCGCTACCTCGGTGACCAGGCCACGACCGCGCTACGTTACCGGGAACAACTGATCGACGACCTTCAGGATCAATACTGA
- a CDS encoding enoyl-CoA hydratase/isomerase family protein, with product MTDYQHLQALRHGAIMELRLSRPERLNAVIKPLYDELLDALAQAEADDSVRVIMLTGEGRAFCVGADMKAHAGGERSAFDKRQYLAGEQQVCKRLFTLEKPIVCVVQGYAIGAGAELAMACDFLLMSKQAQLGLPEVSIGTFIGGGVSYLLPRLVGLARARELIFSGKRISAKRAVKLGLANQRLDEEHFREQALTYSRQLAEKAPISMALAKRHLNLLGNQSFDSALTSELEGMSFCATSQDWQEGVDAFAEQRPPKFQGH from the coding sequence ATGACCGATTACCAGCACCTTCAAGCCCTGCGCCACGGCGCCATTATGGAACTTCGCTTGTCCCGTCCCGAGCGCCTCAACGCCGTGATTAAACCCCTCTACGATGAACTGCTCGATGCCCTGGCCCAGGCCGAAGCCGATGATAGCGTTCGCGTCATTATGCTGACCGGGGAAGGACGAGCGTTCTGCGTCGGAGCCGATATGAAAGCCCATGCCGGCGGTGAGCGTTCGGCCTTCGACAAGCGCCAGTATCTGGCTGGCGAACAGCAGGTTTGCAAACGCCTGTTCACGCTGGAAAAACCCATTGTTTGCGTGGTGCAGGGGTATGCGATCGGTGCGGGGGCGGAATTGGCCATGGCGTGTGATTTTTTGCTGATGAGCAAACAGGCACAACTGGGCTTGCCCGAGGTCAGTATTGGTACCTTTATTGGCGGCGGCGTCAGTTATCTATTGCCCCGCCTGGTCGGGCTGGCCCGAGCACGCGAACTCATCTTTAGTGGTAAACGCATCAGCGCCAAACGCGCCGTCAAACTGGGGCTGGCCAACCAACGGCTGGATGAAGAGCATTTCCGTGAACAAGCCTTAACCTACTCCCGGCAATTGGCTGAAAAGGCGCCCATCTCGATGGCCCTGGCCAAACGTCACCTGAACCTGCTGGGTAACCAGAGTTTCGATTCCGCCCTAACCTCGGAACTCGAAGGCATGAGTTTTTGCGCCACCAGCCAGGATTGGCAGGAAGGTGTCGATGCCTTCGCCGAACAACGCCCTCCCAAATTTCAGGGACACTGA